The window TTTCTTTGAATATGGACCTGATTTTGTTGATCTGTTTCATCTTTCAATAAGTTAATAAGTAATTGTTGTATCGGAATTTCAATGTTTAAATGAAATTTATATTCAAATCTATTATTTGTGCTACTAATAAACAGCTACTAGGCTCTGGTTACTGGGTTCTGGGTTATTTGCTTTCGGTAGGCAGGTTGGTAATTCTTTCTGACATTATTCACTACCATCACCCAGTACCCAGTGCCCAGTACCCAGTAACTAACTTATTATTTTTACTTTATCCCGAGTACTCGAGACTAATTTTATTTTTAATTAACTTACTTTGTTATGTTTTTTAAAAAATATCACAATAAAATGCACGGGTGGAGAGACTCGAACTCCCAGCCAATGGTTTTGGAGACCACTACTCTACCAATTGAGCTACACCCGTTTTTAACAATTGGCAGCTCGCCCCGACTGATAAGGCAAGAAAGTGCATGGCGCATAGCGTAGTGCATGGAGCAAAGGTCAAAGCGTTGAACGCCATGCTCCATGCTCTTTGCGCTATGCGCTAACTTATTTTACAATTTCTGTAACCTTACCTGCACCTACGGTTCTGCCTCCTTCACGAATGGCAAAGCTTAAGCCTTTTTCCATTGCAATGGGGTTGATAAGTTTCACATTGAGCGAAATATTATCACCAGGCATAACCATCTCAACTTTATCAGGAAGAAATATTTCTCCGGTCACATCAGTAGTTCTGAAAAAAAATTGGGGACGGTATTTATTAAAAAATGGAGTATGCCTGCCGCCTTCATCTTTTTTCAATACATACACTTCACTTTTGAATTCAGTGTGAGGTGTAACTGATTTGGGAGCACAGACAACCATACCTCTTTTAATATCGGTTTTTTCGATTCCCCTCAATAATAATCCTACATTGTCACCTGCTTGTCCGTCATCTAATATTTTTCTAAACATCTCAACACCTGTCACAGTTGATTTTAAATTCTCTGCGCCCATACCGATAATGTCAACATTGTCACCTGAATGGATAACACCTCTCTCGATCCTTCCGGTGGCTACTGTACCACGTCCGGTAATGGAAAAAACGTCTTCAACCGGCATCAAAAAAGGTTTATCTACAGGTCTCGGAGGAACGGGAATAGATTCATCAATAGCTTTCATGAGCTCTTCAACAGATTTAACCCCCTCTGCATCACCATTTAAGGCTTTAAGTGCAGAACCCTTGATTAAGGGTATTTTATCACCGTCATATTCATATTTGGTTAATAGCTCACGAATTTCCATTTCTACCAGGTCTATCATTTCCTCATCGTCAACCATATCCACTTTGTTCATGAATACAACAATTGCAGGTACACCTACCTGACGTGCCAGCAAAATGTGCTCATGAGTCTGAGGCATAGGTCCATCGGTTGCCGCAACAACCAGGACAGCGCCATCCATCTGTGCAGCGCCTGTTACCATGTTTTTCACATAATCGGCATGACCAGGACAATCAACGTGTGCATAATGGCGTTTTTCTGTTTGGTACTCAACGTGACTCGTGTTAATGGTAATACCCCGTTCTTTTTCTTCAGGAGCATTATCAATTGAATCGAAATCTTTTGCTTCTGCAAGACCCTTTTTTGATAGAACAAGCGTAATCGCTGCTGTTAATGTGGTCTTGCCGTGGTCAACGTGGCCAATCGTGCCAATGTTGACATGCGGTTTGTCTCTTTTAAATTTTTCTTTTGCCATTTTTGATAATTCTTTTTAAAAGTTTAAATAGTTTGTTTGAAAAAGTTGCGTTGTTTAATATGTAAAAATATATTTTTATCCATAAATCTTAATCATTCAATGTCATAGTCATAGTCATTGTCATTGTCTATTGTCATATTGTCTACATTCCCTTATTCCCAGCAAATTCATCGGATGACCCAAACGCACAACCTGGAGAGTCATCCGATGATAACCACCCCTTATTTGTAGAGCCAAGGACGGGAGTTGAACCCGTGACCTCTTCCTTACCAAGGAAGCGCTCTACCACTGAGCTACCCCGGCAAAGCTCATTTGGTAATGACAATCATCAGGGCATCTCTAAAAACTACATATTTCTTAAAACACACCCCTTGCCCCTCTTGATAGAGGGGAATATATGGTGTAGCTTTTAGAGATGCCCAATCATCAATCAGAGCGGGAGACGGGCTTCGAACCCGCAACCCTCAGCTTGGAAGGCTGATACTCTACCAATTGAGCTACTCCCGCCTACAATTGTTATTCCGAGTCCCGAGCAGAGCGAGGGAACTCCTCATATTTAACAGGAGATTCCTCGTTCGCTCTTTCCTCACTACCCATCCCTGCACTCGGAATGACAATCATAAGTGGGGAGAGCAGGATTCGAACCTGCGTAGGCTTACGCCAGCAGATTTACAGTCTGCTCCATTTGACCGCTCTGGTATCTCCCCTCGTGATTTTGAAATTCGAAATTCGAAATTCGAAATTCGAAATCCGAAATCCGAAATCCGAAATCATAAGGGGATAGATAATCCGGAATTAATTTTAAAGGCGCAAAGATAATAGTTTTTATTATATCATCAAATTTTTTTAAAAAATAATCATTTTCTTTTAATAAATTCCTGATTGTTTATAAACCATTCCAGCGTTATTTTAGTACCTCTCTCTAAGCTAAAGGCCGGTTTATAACCCAGGGTCTTCTCAGCTTTAGAAATATCTGCCAGGCTGTGCCTGACATCTCCGGGTCTTTCTGCGCGGTAAATTGGTTTTAGGTTATCTGTATCACCGGTACCTCGTAAATTCAAAGAATTAACCTGTTTACAAATAAGTTGGAATAATTGATTTACAGAGGTTTTTTTACCAGCCGCAATATTAAATACCTGGTTAAAAGCCTGCTCATTCTCTGTAAATGCTGCCTTCATGTTGCCCTGTACGGCATTCTCAATGAATGTAAAATCTCTTGTTTGCCCGCCATCACCAAATATTTCAGGCGATTTATTATTTATGACCGCATTGATAAATATTGGTACTACAGCGGCATAAGCTCCTTTTGGATCCTGTTTCGGACCAAAGATGTTAAAATAGCGTAATCCTATTGTTTTGAGGTCATTAGCAAACACACCGGCATAAAGTTCATTGGTTAATTTGGTTACTGCATAAGGTGATAATGGTTTTCCGATGACTTCCTCAACTTTAGGCAGCTTTTCGCTGTCGCCATATGTTGAAGAAGATGCTGCATAGATAAATCTTTCCACTTTATTATCACGGGCAGCAACCAACATGTTTAAGAACCCATCAATATTTACTGAATTGGTACTTATAGGGTCTTTGATGCTTCTTGGCACAGAACCTAAAGCAGCCTGGTGAAAAACCACATCAATATCCTTGCAAGCCTTTCTGCACGTTTCCGGATCTCTGATATCTCCATTGATAAATTCATAAGAAGTGTGATCTTTAAAAAATTCAATGTTTTTATAAAAACCAGTAGAAAGATTATCCAACACCCTTACCTTGCCTGCTCCGTATAATACGAGATATTCTACAAGATTAGACCCTATAAACCCAGCGCCACCGGTTATCAGGAAAGAAAACCGGGTGAGGTCTTTGGAGTGATATTTTGTTTTGTACATAGATTTGGCAGATAAGAATGCCACGAAACCACTAATTACACGAATTACACTAATTAAGAAT of the Cytophagales bacterium genome contains:
- a CDS encoding SDR family oxidoreductase, giving the protein MYKTKYHSKDLTRFSFLITGGAGFIGSNLVEYLVLYGAGKVRVLDNLSTGFYKNIEFFKDHTSYEFINGDIRDPETCRKACKDIDVVFHQAALGSVPRSIKDPISTNSVNIDGFLNMLVAARDNKVERFIYAASSSTYGDSEKLPKVEEVIGKPLSPYAVTKLTNELYAGVFANDLKTIGLRYFNIFGPKQDPKGAYAAVVPIFINAVINNKSPEIFGDGGQTRDFTFIENAVQGNMKAAFTENEQAFNQVFNIAAGKKTSVNQLFQLICKQVNSLNLRGTGDTDNLKPIYRAERPGDVRHSLADISKAEKTLGYKPAFSLERGTKITLEWFINNQEFIKRK
- the tuf gene encoding elongation factor Tu, which encodes MAKEKFKRDKPHVNIGTIGHVDHGKTTLTAAITLVLSKKGLAEAKDFDSIDNAPEEKERGITINTSHVEYQTEKRHYAHVDCPGHADYVKNMVTGAAQMDGAVLVVAATDGPMPQTHEHILLARQVGVPAIVVFMNKVDMVDDEEMIDLVEMEIRELLTKYEYDGDKIPLIKGSALKALNGDAEGVKSVEELMKAIDESIPVPPRPVDKPFLMPVEDVFSITGRGTVATGRIERGVIHSGDNVDIIGMGAENLKSTVTGVEMFRKILDDGQAGDNVGLLLRGIEKTDIKRGMVVCAPKSVTPHTEFKSEVYVLKKDEGGRHTPFFNKYRPQFFFRTTDVTGEIFLPDKVEMVMPGDNISLNVKLINPIAMEKGLSFAIREGGRTVGAGKVTEIVK